Sequence from the bacterium genome:
CCTCACCCCACATCGCGCCAAGACCTTCGCCGCCCTGAGCAAGCGAAACAGTCATGCAATGCAAACAGGATACGGTATACAAAAAGGTTCCGATCGGGTGTCCTATATTTTTGTGAATTTCGCTGGACGCCCGAATGTCTTGCATCACATAAGTGCCATCCGGTTTAAGTGTTCTGTGGATTCCTTTCAAAACATTGAACGGGCGCGATTGATCATGCACCGCATCGAACGTGGTAACCACATCGTAGGATTCCGGTTCCGCCGTTTGATCAAAATCGCTGAGATCGCGCGCGATGAACTCCGTGTTTTTCAAACCTGCGTTCTCAGCTTCTTCACGCGCGTACGTTGTTGCTTCTACAGAAAGATCCATTCCCGTAAATTGGCTGGATGGAAAAAGTGCGGCAAGGCGGTTAATGACTTTTCCACGCCCGCAACCGACATCCAAAAATCGCACTCCTGCGAGAAGTCTGTCACGCAATCCGGGAACCAGGGGCAAAATATGCGACTCCAGAGAAGAAAGAACCGATTGCCCGCTATCTTCAGCCATCACCGAGTGGAATCGAGGATATTTCTCGTACGGCACGCCACCACCATTCTTAAAACATTCCAAAATGTCATCTTCAACGTTTCCCAGTAAAGGAATGTATTGCGCGAAAACTGCAAGATTATCGGCTCCCGCAGCGGGAGTCAGGAAAGCGCTGTGCTCAGGCGGCAGTTGAAATGTTTTTGTTTCCGGATCCGCTTCGATAATTCCACCGGTAACCATCGCACCGAGCCACTCTCGAACGTAACGCTCGTTCAAGCCCGATTGCGCGGCGATTTCCTGGGATGTCCCACCACCACTTTTACTCATCCCCTCAAAGAGACCGGTTCGATGGCCGATGGAAACCATTAAACACAGCGCGGCATCATTTAAAACTGACATGAATCGTTCCGCAAATGCATTCGCCTTTGCAGAATCAAAATTGTCTGGATTCGCGTCTGACATGTTGAAACCTCCCTTCAAATTATAACGCCCTATAAAGGTCGATAGGATTCGTGTAACCTAAACAGAACAAAGTAGCGCGGACGTCACGTCTGCGCAGCTTCGCAGGTGAGACACCCGCGCTACTTTTCAGCGAATAAGGAGAGAAGCGCATGACCAATGATTCTCCGAGTCTATCCAAGGGCACTGAATTCAGTTTGCGCTCTGTTGTAGTGGGCGCTGTCGTAGCAATCATCACCGGGCTGGCGTATCCATATATCGTTTTGAAACTGGGATTCGGTCCAAATATTTCCGTGGTGGCTGCGTTTTTCGGGTTCATCGCGCTGGTTTTGATCTTGCGAGCGCGCGACACGAATCCGCGCGAAAACAACATCGTGCAAACGATGGGAACCAGCGCAGGACAGACAGCCTTCATGTGCGTTTTGCTCGCTGCCTTCGACATGCTCAACGAGCGTGGCGTTTTCAATCCACCGATTCATTTGGACACAGCACAAATCTTTTTCTGGTTATGCAGCGCCAGTTTGTTAGGCGTGCTGCTGGCTGTTCCGATGCGACAACACTACATCGACGAAGAGAATCTCACGTATGCTGACGGTCTGGCAGCAGGCGAAACGATAGCAGTTTTGCATGAGACGAAAGAGAAGGGGGCACGCGGCCCAACAATGGCGCTGACTCTTGGCGGCATCGCTTCGGCTGCGTTGATGCTGATCGTAAGTGCTTGGAAGTTGTTCAGAGACACAATCTATTTTGGTGCCGGGATGCAGGCGATGCGCGTGGGTTTC
This genomic interval carries:
- a CDS encoding class I SAM-dependent methyltransferase yields the protein MSVLNDAALCLMVSIGHRTGLFEGMSKSGGGTSQEIAAQSGLNERYVREWLGAMVTGGIIEADPETKTFQLPPEHSAFLTPAAGADNLAVFAQYIPLLGNVEDDILECFKNGGGVPYEKYPRFHSVMAEDSGQSVLSSLESHILPLVPGLRDRLLAGVRFLDVGCGRGKVINRLAALFPSSQFTGMDLSVEATTYAREEAENAGLKNTEFIARDLSDFDQTAEPESYDVVTTFDAVHDQSRPFNVLKGIHRTLKPDGTYVMQDIRASSEIHKNIGHPIGTFLYTVSCLHCMTVSLAQGGEGLGAMWGEEKTREYVTRAGFRSVETHQLAHDIQNNWYIIRK